The DNA region taagtacctttctGAATAGGGGCCTAAATCCATTAGCTGCAAGTGTTCATAGATTATTAACTTCTTATATTGGCTGGCCAAcgggaggggaagaagaaatgAAATTCCCACACTCCTAGCTGGAGTTATATCTATCCaaaggaaacttaaaaaaaaaaaaaaaattcccaccatTGTTAACTAGTTCAGCTCCCCCAATGTTAACATGCTGGTGTTTACTAGAGTCAGTtggacctgctctgagcagagctgAACTGTTGAAACCAAATATATATTTACGTTTGAAAATAGACTTAAGTAATTGGTGTAACCATCTAAAATTAAAATTTACTGTGACAAAGTAAATTTTATTACATTCAGGACTTTAGTCCATCATAAAATTGACAATTAATGCTGTACATGTGTACACTATGCTCCGTATGATACAGATGCTCTGTATTTAAAGAAAACCCTAAAAATATCAGATCCAGTGCCTGCCCATCACTGGAGCTGATGCTCTCTGCCACTGCACTGAGTTCCATGACAGATTCTACACCAGTGTTGCTACAGCCTGTGCACTGTGAGTGCTTTCATGGCCTCTGTAGTCCTTTTGGTATTCTCTCTCACTGTAGCAGTTCTCAAGGCTGTATTGAGTCCTGGTCATCCGGCTCCGAAAGGCCTGTACATTTCGAATGGTGAGTGCACAGATCACAAAACTTGGGAAGTACAAACAAGCAGCAACAATGCCAAACAGACTGACAGCTGCATCACCCCCCTGAACCTCGCAGTTCATCCAGGTGTATCCACGGCGCGCATACAGTCTTTCCCTCTTCTTGCATGTGTCTGTGGCGTTCACCTGGATGATAAAGTGTAAGTAAAGGCCAACAGCTGCAATATACCCCATACAAGCCAGTGCATCAAAGGCACATTCTGCCACGAGCATCTTCACAGAGAGTTGATCAATGGGTTTTGCCCCAACGATGAGGAACAGGAGTGTAAGTGCTACTAATGTCAGGCTGAAGGCTACTCCCCCATACACACAAGGAGCTCTCATCTGGCTGTACTGCATGTCCAAGTCTCGCACCTCCTGGAACTCAGTTCCTTCAAATGGGCTGTAAAACGAACCAATGTTGAAAGAGCCCGTTCCCAAACCTCCCATAGAACCATAGCCAGAAATAGCCGCATGGGAGGCTCCAACACAGATCAGCACTAGAATGTTGACGGTAATTTCAACAAACTTCAGAATACCTGCAGGAAGAAAAGGGTGAGTGAATTAAATATTGgcttaaaatgtatttgtacaaATGGCGGGGGCTGGAGGGAGAACTAATGCATTTTAAACTACAGAGAGATCATATTGGGCTTTTCTCCTCAGGGGAGGCTACAGAAAAAGCCCTCCTTTGTATACGAAGCATTCACTTTAATTAGTGTACTTCAGAGCTTGAGCAAGATGGCTTTTTCAGTATGACAGTGCACTTGATAAGTGGATCATGCAAGAAAAAACCATAAAGATTTTTACAGTGTTGCTTGTGCTGTGATGAAGAAAAGGTAACAGCACCAACAGATTGTATTTGGTATTCCAGCTGCTTGACACACAACCACACGGAATGGGAGCTGTCCATCTGAACAAAACTGtggacaagattttttttaaaaatctccaaactcCGAgtgactttcttttaaaaaacaaaacaaaacaaaacaaaaaaaaacaaccaggcCATTTATTAGATCCCTAAATATACATTTGGCAAACTTACTTCAggctcctgtttaaaaaaaaaaaaaaattggctcttATTTGCTGGATCTAATCTAAAtcaaacaaggtttttaaaatcatatttaaggAGACACTTGTTCAACCTGTGTGCCTCGACTGACTTTTTAAAGGGAAGTAAATCCTATGATTCCCAGCTTGTCTTACCTAACCCCACTTTCTAAAGCTAAAACTGTATGAAAAAGTTCTTCTAGGCTGACCATCTTCCTcctcttgtaaaaaaaaaaaataaaataaaataaaaataaaattgtatggCATAGACTTTAAGCAAAGGAACAGCATTTGGATAACTGACTCATCTGTCTATCACAAAGTAACAAAAGTAAAGCTGAAGTTCTTCAATTTCAAACCATCCACCATTGCAATGGCAATTTTATGAAGAGATGCCATTTAACATTTATGTTCCAATCCATCACCAAGCTGACAGGCAAAGGAACTCTTTTATAGAAAGGATTCACAGACCTCTATTACTAGTAGGCCATATATCCGTATTCTAATGATCAGGCAGGtcagtgttttaaaaatcagaactACATGTAACTTTTCTATAGCAAGGTTGTAGGGATTGATGGCTGTCCATCGGATATCACTTCCTGGAGCATAACTGCACATTGTGTCTGCAATCCAACTGAATGCTGGCATTTCAAAAGGGCATTTTAACCAGCTGGTTGCTCCCCAATGTAAGATAAGTCATAAATATAATTTGTAGTTCTTCATCTTAAAGTGGTTTATAAAATATATCCACACAGCAAACAAATACCTCCATCCTGTGTTTGGAAAATGGGAACAAATTGGAGGAGGGAAAAGTTTGCCCAAGAACACCGAGGCAAAACCTTGCTGTATAAAAGTGTCATAGGATTTTTAACGTCCATCCAGGGAAGACAGTTTTCATATCACAAGTTAACACCCGTATACACAAGATTGCATAGAACTCATTTTATCTACCTTGTATGTCAGGCACTGAACCAGTGCCTCCAGGAAATTCAGGTACTGTACTACCCCACCTCTCCAAACACATATAAAACAGACCAGACCAAATAAAATGGCCTGTTTTTATTAAATCTACATTTTTACTACTTACTAATTCAGTCTTTGTACTGTTTTGTCTTACTCCATTAAAAAAgactaaatgtttattttttctggaAAAGTGCTGTAGTTTGGATCCTGCTCACTTCAAGCACTGAGCCTCCTAAAATCTAAATAGTCTTAGAGGAAGAGAAAGTACAGAATTTATCTTCAGATGATGTTGGACTAGGAAATCTAAGTGTTAATTTTATATGATGACATCACCTTAAACAAGGAATTCAACAAAGTTACTGAAGGTCTTGTAAACTGTTGGTTCTAGCCAGTGATGCATGTAACACCACTGTTGTATTTACTGTTTGATGCAGATGGTATTTTAGATCTCACTGCATATTTTAAAACCTCCAGGGTGGTAAATGTGAAGTGAAGAATTTTTCATGAGTCTAAGTAAATAATTCTAatgcagaatttgaaaaatattaaatacttcAGCATAGAGTGTCTGCTTCTGTGCTATGCAGAGCTAGTCCTTCAATATGCATGTAGTAGTAATGATCACTTCATTAACCACTAGAGGGCAGACTAAGTTTAGTAAACTTTTCACTGCAGTTAAATTTGAAGCTTCAGGAGCCCAAACCTGTAGGGTAGCGAACATGCTGCACCTCCTTACTTCTGAAAGTAATTACTGAGTCCCTAAGGCTCTTCTTACCTCTGCTCCCCATTCTTTGCAGCAATAAGTGAATACAGGCTAAATGTAAGAAGCTTGCCAAAATGGTCATGCATTTACTGGCCATTACAAAGTGGGACACAAATCGCAAGAAGCCTACAGTCTTTCACTTTATGCTGCCAAATTCATCTGTCTTACATTTCCCTGCAGTTATCTAGCCAGCTGCTCTCTGTTGCTGTCAGATCTGTCTGAGCTTGCAAAGAAAGGAATAAAGCAGCACAACAAAAATTAGACTATGGAACTTCCTTCCTCTTGCTAGGTTGTGTTGCTCTAGAAACCTTTGTTGCACTTTGGGAAGTGGGATTTCCTGGTGTGAAACCAACTGTGCTCTTCAGTGGAGAGGTCTGAAAAACCTGGAACTGTATAATAGCATGACAACTACTGAACCCAATCTGCAATTTTGCAGTGCCCATAGCTTACTATGTAATTGCAGTCGGCCTGATTCTGACatgctgatttcagtgagactccTTCTGGAGTAAGGTGCTACAGCATGATTAAcagtagcagaatctggcccttagcaaGCAGGAGAGGAAATAGATTGAGGTCACTACATGTGTAACCATCTCTGACAGTAACAGGAGTTGCTTTATGGCATATTGTGAATTATATTTCCACAAAGGCAAGAAATTCAGGTTAGACGGGTTTGTGTGTCAAATGTTTTTAACACTAAACTGCCACAATGCTGACTTATTGAGGAATTTGGGCTCGGCTTCACTGAACCAAGTTCACTGTACTTGCGTAAACAACACAGTGTCTTCCAGTGACCCTCTACTTCCCAGTTACTTGCAACATATTCAGACTGATTGTAAAACGGGCAAACAGCCACAGCTCTcctaaatcaaagaaaaaaaattcagctccAGAGCAAAACAGGCAGCTGTGAATTACAGGGCAGCGGGGCTAGGTTTTGTCAAAGTAATGAACAGCTTAAGAGATTAGAACTTTGGATTAATACCCCTTCTCAAAGTCTGACTGCCTTTAAAATATACACAATACATTGATCAGAGTATTGTATTCAAGCCCTGCACAGTTGTCTCAGCAGCTCTTGTTCCTTCTCTGATCTCATTTACTGCTGCCTCCTAGAAAAACTCCTAAGCTACTGCTCCTGCCACTATCCTCCAGTTTCACCCAGGTAGAAGTTTGCTTATATGACgtacattttgtaaaaaatttTCCTACAGCAGCCACACTGGTGCCTGTATGTTGGGAGCACTAGTGCGCTCAGCCTACTGTCAGTTTTAACACACAGTATCCATTATACTGAGCAGGAGTCAATTAACCTATGGTAAGAATACCAGCTGCTGATGCACCAGGGCTCGTACTATCGCTCATACTTGTAGAGCTACACTATTCTGAACAATGATAGGGGATTTTTTGTAAAATTTTCTTATGGTGTACGTTAGTTTAAATCTAGTGCCCAATTGTCTGCACCAGTACAAGCAATGGTATATATCCAAGCCCTGATACTGTTGCTGAGAAACGAGCACTAAACATGCAAATTTAGTGGGACTTACCCCTGTGTTCAGgctctaactgatcaccatatatagggtcaggaaggaactgtcccccaagtcagattggcagaatccctgtgtgtgtgtgggggggggggaatggtgggattcgccttcctctgcagcatggggcacaagtcATTTGCTGGTCTGAATTAGAgcaagtggtggattctctgtaagttgatgtctttttaaatcaagatttgaggacttcagtatctcATCCAGAGGTTatggtctattacaggagtgagtggatgGGTGAGGCTCTGTatcctgtgatgtgcaggaggtcagactagaggatcatgatcatcccttttggccttaaagtctaagCGTGTGGTGCAGCTTGAGTATTTCCTCCTCATGCAGCAAGGCCTCAGGTAGGATGTGCTAGCTAACTCCTTCTAATAATCTAGTGTACACAAAGCAGAGTTTAACTCGTGCTAAGATGGTAGCGTTAAAGCCTATGAGGCTTTGACATTCCACCTTAGTGTGTGTGAAAGTCTATGCTGCCTAGTCTATTTCCAGGGTGTATTAGCTAGCACCTTCTACTACAGTGTTCTAACTTTTCAGCCCTAGTTTAGACAAAGCTTGGTGGGCTAAGCTGGAGCTGCTGCCCTGAAAAGTAAAGTGCTTGTTCTTACTAGCTGATTTCATAATTAATGGATACTTTTTTCTCCAGGGTTTTTAGCATCACTTTTAAAGACAGCACACAACGATTACCAATATCAACATCATGCCCGAGTCCTTCCCCAGACTCTCACCCCCACCACCAAATAGTGAGCCATGCAAAAACTCAGGTCTCATCTCTCCCACCcatgcagaaataaaaaaatggacTTTTCAGTGTGCCCAGCAGATTGGAGGAATTGAAGCTTGTCTGACGTAGAGAAAAAGAGTAATACTGGCCATTAAGTGAGGGAGTAGAGCAAGTTTGgtttgggggtgtgtggggggggtctgcTTATAACTCTGCAATTGAACACCAGAAACCAAACATAGTTTAGTGTAGCACCAGCATCACTCATGCACAAAACTGCTCCTTTGCCGCAATAATTtagttgaaataaataaaaattacaaagtGATAGTATTTAGTAATGCTGAAGGAAGGCAGGCAATAGTATTTCTCATAACTTGAGGGTAAAATTTTGTACACCTGCATAAAATGAAGACTGTTCTGAAGGAAACGTACATGACCAGAACATGTTGggtttaatcattttaaaataaaacacaccctGGAGTAGATGGTTGCCCCCAAACTTGAATATGGGGGATCAGTTATCTATGGCTTTAGCTCGAGCTAAGTTCAGTTCATATCAGGACTAATTGTGTCATAAAATAGTTTCAGTAGTTCATTCCTATGGTGATTCTGTCAACAGTGAGAACAGTTTCTGATCGTGGTAGGTTAAACAAAGATGTACTGTTGCAGTCTGTGGTGTAGAATATGAAGACTGTTCTGAGAGCCTTCAAGGAAAACTaccctctttttcttttaaacttcagAATAATCTTGGACTATCTCAACTACTGGTAttgaattttgtaaaaaaaataaggtaATAACAGTCATCACGAAACCTAACAAATATACAGGATCtaagccaaagcccact from Chelonoidis abingdonii isolate Lonesome George chromosome 2, CheloAbing_2.0, whole genome shotgun sequence includes:
- the LOC116832012 gene encoding MARVEL domain-containing protein 3-like translates to MSHAERPHRDKQHRYYESHGTDRPHEERRAKKSYPSNRRATQEIPAYQHSRSSTANSDLYQKNNLPTHGYVNSPPNYDPKKKTFSEKCNNLCSRRGILKFVEITVNILVLICVGASHAAISGYGSMGGLGTGSFNIGSFYSPFEGTEFQEVRDLDMQYSQMRAPCVYGGVAFSLTLVALTLLFLIVGAKPIDQLSVKMLVAECAFDALACMGYIAAVGLYLHFIIQVNATDTCKKRERLYARRGYTWMNCEVQGGDAAVSLFGIVAACLYFPSFVICALTIRNVQAFRSRMTRTQYSLENCYSEREYQKDYRGHESTHSAQAVATLV